A single window of Micrococcaceae bacterium Sec5.1 DNA harbors:
- a CDS encoding sulfurtransferase, whose translation MTILMDASEVHRRLAVGERTVLLDVRWVLGRTDGHSQYMEGHLPGAVFVDLPSELADHAQPALGRHPLPSVERFQLAARRWGINDGDTVVAYDNSGSMAAARAWWMLRNAGVETVYLLDGGLAAWRAAGHPVEAGEVTPAVGNVTLADGKMPTINEEEAAQWHEQGVLLDARARERYRGEIEPIDPRAGHIPGAVSAPTTENLTAEGRFLSAEELRRRFAGLGADGPGNVAVYCGSGVTAAHQVAALEIAGYTAALFPGSFSQWSNNDTNPVAVGSEPFEDEHVGNVGDAPGAHGATGTSTAAGSSVGS comes from the coding sequence ATGACCATTCTGATGGACGCATCCGAAGTACACCGGCGGCTCGCGGTGGGGGAGCGCACGGTACTCCTTGACGTGCGCTGGGTCCTGGGCAGGACGGACGGGCACAGCCAATACATGGAAGGCCACCTGCCAGGGGCGGTTTTCGTTGACCTGCCCAGCGAACTTGCGGACCACGCACAGCCTGCCCTGGGCCGGCATCCCCTTCCCTCAGTTGAACGCTTCCAGCTTGCCGCGCGACGCTGGGGGATCAACGACGGCGACACCGTGGTCGCTTATGACAACAGCGGCAGTATGGCCGCGGCCCGCGCTTGGTGGATGCTGAGGAATGCGGGCGTGGAAACCGTCTACCTGCTCGACGGCGGACTGGCCGCCTGGCGTGCGGCAGGTCACCCTGTGGAGGCAGGCGAGGTGACGCCCGCCGTCGGGAATGTCACTTTGGCCGACGGCAAAATGCCAACGATCAATGAGGAGGAAGCTGCGCAGTGGCATGAGCAGGGCGTACTGCTGGATGCGCGGGCCCGGGAACGTTACAGGGGCGAAATCGAACCGATTGACCCCCGCGCCGGACATATTCCGGGCGCTGTCAGCGCACCGACCACCGAAAACCTCACCGCGGAAGGCAGGTTCCTTTCGGCGGAGGAACTGCGCAGGCGCTTTGCTGGATTGGGAGCGGATGGCCCGGGCAACGTTGCCGTCTACTGCGGATCCGGCGTCACGGCTGCGCACCAGGTTGCTGCCCTGGAAATTGCCGGATACACCGCGGCACTCTTCCCTGGGTCATTCTCGCAATGGTCAAACAATGACACGAATCCCGTGGCCGTTGGGAGTGAACCATTCGAGGACGAACATGTAGGGAACGTTGGGGATGCTCCTGGCGCCCACGGGGCAACTGGCACGAGCACCGCTGCCGGGAGTAGCGTCGGATCATGA
- a CDS encoding PLP-dependent cysteine synthase family protein, which yields MSNSCIQDRVWASEAIRKIEAENNRSADTHLYAVPLPEHWGVQLYLKDESTHRSGSLKHRLARSLFLYGLVNGWITEGTTIVEASSGSTAVSEAYFARLIGLPFIAVMTKTTSPEKIALIEEFGGACLLVDHASEVYAVAEETAKTSGGHYMDQFTFAERATDWRGNNNIAESIFQQLSLEEHPVPEWIVVGAGTGGTSATIGRYLRYNRHSTGLAVVDPENSAFYPAWRDGNAAAATGLPSRIEGIGRPRAEPSFVPAVIDHMIQVPDAASVAAMRHLRKLTGLHAGPSTGTNLWGVWQLVAKMVSEGRKGSVVSLMCDGGDRYVGSYNDADWLASKGLDPAPYEAVLDRFHETGAWTA from the coding sequence GTGAGCAATTCGTGCATTCAGGACAGGGTTTGGGCCAGCGAGGCCATCCGCAAGATCGAAGCTGAGAACAATCGTTCGGCAGATACGCACCTCTACGCCGTCCCCCTGCCCGAGCATTGGGGCGTCCAGCTCTATCTCAAGGATGAGTCGACGCACCGATCAGGCAGCCTCAAACATCGCCTGGCCCGTTCCCTGTTCCTGTACGGCCTGGTCAACGGCTGGATCACGGAGGGAACCACTATTGTCGAAGCCTCCAGTGGCAGCACCGCGGTCTCCGAAGCATACTTCGCCCGGCTCATTGGTTTGCCGTTCATCGCTGTCATGACCAAGACCACCAGCCCGGAAAAGATCGCCCTCATCGAGGAATTCGGGGGCGCCTGCCTTTTGGTGGACCACGCTTCAGAGGTATACGCCGTGGCGGAGGAGACAGCGAAAACCTCCGGGGGCCACTACATGGACCAGTTCACCTTCGCCGAGCGCGCCACGGATTGGAGGGGCAACAACAACATCGCTGAATCAATCTTCCAGCAACTCTCCCTGGAAGAGCATCCTGTTCCCGAGTGGATCGTTGTGGGCGCAGGAACCGGCGGCACGAGCGCGACCATAGGTCGCTACCTGCGATACAACAGGCACAGCACCGGCCTCGCAGTGGTGGATCCGGAGAACTCTGCGTTCTACCCGGCATGGCGGGATGGCAACGCTGCCGCCGCCACGGGTTTGCCGTCCCGTATCGAAGGCATCGGCCGTCCCCGTGCGGAGCCGAGCTTCGTCCCGGCTGTCATCGACCACATGATCCAAGTCCCGGACGCCGCCTCTGTGGCGGCCATGCGACACCTGCGTAAGCTCACGGGATTGCACGCGGGGCCCTCTACGGGCACCAACCTTTGGGGCGTCTGGCAACTCGTGGCCAAGATGGTCTCGGAAGGGCGAAAGGGAAGCGTCGTCTCCCTCATGTGCGACGGCGGCGACCGCTACGTCGGCAGCTATAACGACGCGGATTGGCTGGCCAGCAAAGGACTGGATCCCGCGCCGTACGAAGCGGTCCTGGACCGCTTCCACGAAACCGGTGCGTGGACCGCTTAA
- a CDS encoding MBL fold metallo-hydrolase, with protein MKLTKFTHACVRLEKDGRVLVIDPGTFSEAEEALAGAHAVLVTHEHNDHIDRPAVLAALRSNSSLEVYAPSGVAKSLIDGAGVDAAESETLANRIHTVEPGSDFEAAGFPVRTFGGQHAIIHAQIPVVSNIGYLVDGNVFHPGDSFVVPDSIDVQTLLVPIHAPWSKVGEVVDFVISVRAPKAFPVHDGLLNELGRGIVEGHVTRIGARYGTTYTRLAPRESVEV; from the coding sequence ATGAAGCTCACCAAGTTCACGCATGCCTGTGTCCGGCTGGAAAAAGACGGGCGGGTCCTGGTCATCGATCCGGGCACGTTCTCTGAGGCCGAAGAAGCGTTGGCAGGTGCGCATGCTGTCCTTGTAACCCATGAGCACAACGACCATATTGATCGGCCGGCCGTGCTGGCGGCCCTGCGCAGCAACTCTTCGCTTGAGGTCTATGCGCCATCAGGTGTTGCAAAGTCCCTCATCGATGGAGCAGGAGTGGACGCAGCTGAATCCGAAACGTTGGCCAATCGCATCCATACGGTCGAACCGGGGTCCGATTTCGAGGCAGCGGGTTTCCCGGTGCGAACCTTCGGCGGCCAGCATGCCATTATCCATGCCCAGATTCCTGTGGTGTCCAACATCGGCTACCTTGTGGATGGGAACGTCTTCCACCCCGGTGATTCATTCGTGGTTCCGGACAGTATCGACGTCCAGACGCTGCTGGTGCCCATCCATGCGCCATGGTCCAAAGTGGGGGAAGTGGTGGATTTTGTCATCTCTGTGCGCGCGCCCAAAGCGTTCCCCGTCCATGATGGCCTGCTTAACGAGTTGGGCCGGGGGATCGTGGAAGGCCACGTCACCCGCATCGGTGCCCGATACGGAACTACGTACACGCGGCTCGCGCCCCGTGAGTCAGTAGAGGTTTAA
- a CDS encoding Fur family transcriptional regulator — protein sequence MPQGTNSATTGPASPAVTGIKEQRVTKQRLAVSAALDELDDFVSTQELYRLLQNKGISVSLATAYRILQSLADDGLIDVLRNGEGEAVYRRCTVTGHHHHLLCRNCGKAVEVEAPAVETWAARTAAEHGFTEVAHTVEIFGLCPECTAKKAAGKL from the coding sequence ATGCCACAAGGCACCAATTCCGCCACGACCGGCCCAGCCTCGCCGGCCGTGACAGGCATCAAGGAGCAGCGCGTCACCAAGCAACGCCTGGCCGTCAGCGCCGCGCTGGATGAATTGGACGACTTCGTCAGCACCCAGGAACTGTACCGCCTTCTGCAGAACAAGGGCATCTCCGTATCCCTTGCCACTGCCTACCGCATCCTGCAGTCACTTGCCGATGATGGACTCATTGATGTCCTCCGCAACGGGGAGGGCGAAGCCGTCTACCGACGCTGCACCGTCACCGGACACCACCACCATTTGCTTTGCCGGAACTGCGGCAAAGCTGTGGAAGTTGAAGCCCCGGCGGTTGAGACCTGGGCAGCCCGAACAGCCGCTGAGCATGGCTTCACCGAGGTGGCGCACACTGTGGAGATCTTTGGACTGTGTCCTGAATGCACAGCCAAAAAGGCCGCGGGAAAGCTCTAG
- a CDS encoding metal ABC transporter permease, whose amino-acid sequence MDLNGILQTIFNFENYGELLVLVQNSIWAGAVLGLLGGLVGTFVMKRDLAFAVHGISELSFAGAAFALLIGADIIFGSLIGSVAAAVLLGFMGVRARDKNSIIGVIMPFGLGLGILFLALYEGRAANKFGLLTGQIVSVDTVQLQALAGTAILVMIALVAIWRPLSFASVDPEMAEARGVPVRGLAIGFMVLLGVSVALSIQIVGALLVLALLITPAAAALRVTTSPRLVVLLSVVFAIAATVGGILLALGSRIPISPYVTTLSFLIYVVCRVIGRVRANRGLNGRVSREQPAGAL is encoded by the coding sequence ATGGACCTCAATGGAATCCTGCAGACCATCTTCAACTTTGAGAACTACGGCGAATTGCTGGTGCTGGTTCAAAACTCCATTTGGGCCGGGGCTGTCCTGGGACTTCTTGGCGGACTCGTTGGCACGTTCGTGATGAAGCGGGACCTGGCGTTCGCCGTCCATGGCATCTCTGAGCTGTCCTTTGCAGGTGCGGCTTTTGCGCTGCTGATCGGTGCCGATATCATTTTCGGCTCGCTGATCGGTTCAGTGGCTGCGGCAGTGCTGCTGGGATTCATGGGTGTGAGGGCCCGGGACAAGAACTCGATCATTGGCGTCATCATGCCGTTCGGGCTTGGCCTGGGCATCTTGTTCCTTGCCCTGTATGAGGGCCGTGCCGCCAACAAATTCGGACTGCTCACCGGCCAGATCGTTTCCGTGGATACTGTCCAGCTTCAGGCACTCGCGGGAACGGCGATCCTGGTGATGATTGCCCTCGTGGCGATCTGGCGCCCGCTCAGTTTTGCCAGCGTGGACCCTGAAATGGCTGAAGCGCGTGGTGTTCCCGTTCGCGGCTTGGCGATAGGCTTCATGGTGCTGCTGGGGGTCAGTGTGGCTTTGTCCATCCAGATCGTGGGCGCACTGCTGGTTTTGGCGCTGCTCATCACGCCGGCCGCTGCCGCACTCAGGGTTACCACTTCACCACGCCTGGTGGTGCTTTTGAGTGTTGTGTTCGCGATCGCTGCCACGGTGGGTGGAATTCTGCTTGCCCTTGGCAGCCGCATACCCATCAGCCCCTATGTCACCACGTTGTCATTCCTTATTTACGTAGTGTGCCGCGTAATCGGGCGGGTGCGGGCCAACCGTGGCCTCAACGGCCGCGTATCACGGGAGCAGCCAGCCGGCGCTCTCTAG
- a CDS encoding metal ABC transporter ATP-binding protein — protein MTPVVSLRGASLQFGKRTLWRDLDLDINPGEFFAVLGPNGSGKTSFLKVLLGLQELKSGTVALGGHPVERGSKRIGYIPQQKSFAPDTPLRARDLVGLGIDGHRWGMRLASRKVNQRIDELLELVGASDYAKVPVGQLSGGEQQRLRVAQALATEPQVFLCDEPLLSLDLHHQQGVSSLINEQCHARNSAVVFVTHEINPVIDYVDRVLYLAGGHFRVGTPQEVMTTEVLSELYNSHVEVIHTNGRIVVVGLPDATTHFHDDAHAAAGQEF, from the coding sequence TTGACACCCGTAGTGAGCCTCCGCGGAGCGAGCCTTCAGTTCGGCAAGAGGACACTCTGGCGCGATCTTGATCTCGACATAAATCCGGGGGAGTTCTTTGCCGTCCTCGGACCCAACGGCAGCGGCAAGACCAGCTTCCTGAAAGTCCTCCTGGGGCTTCAGGAACTGAAGTCAGGAACGGTTGCCTTGGGTGGGCATCCGGTGGAGCGGGGAAGCAAGCGGATCGGTTACATTCCCCAACAAAAGTCCTTCGCGCCGGATACGCCTTTGCGTGCACGAGACCTGGTAGGGCTCGGCATTGACGGCCACCGGTGGGGTATGCGGCTGGCCTCAAGGAAGGTAAACCAGCGGATCGATGAACTGCTGGAGCTGGTGGGAGCCTCGGACTACGCGAAAGTGCCTGTGGGGCAGTTGTCTGGTGGAGAGCAACAACGGCTTCGAGTGGCCCAAGCACTGGCCACGGAACCTCAGGTATTCCTTTGTGATGAACCGTTGCTGTCCTTGGACCTGCATCATCAGCAGGGCGTCAGTTCACTCATCAACGAACAATGCCATGCCCGGAACAGTGCCGTCGTTTTCGTAACGCACGAAATCAATCCCGTGATCGACTACGTTGATCGCGTGCTCTACCTGGCCGGCGGCCATTTCCGTGTGGGGACGCCACAGGAAGTCATGACTACTGAAGTTTTGTCCGAGCTGTACAACAGCCATGTGGAGGTCATCCACACCAACGGAAGGATCGTCGTCGTCGGGCTTCCGGACGCGACCACGCACTTCCATGACGACGCGCACGCCGCAGCTGGGCAGGAGTTCTAA
- a CDS encoding zinc ABC transporter substrate-binding protein, whose protein sequence is MRRSVARMSLAASAGLAALLLSSCSGSAGAGTPSSSTGAIEVVTSTNVYGDVVKAIGGDKVNVNAIITKTSQDPHSYEASAQDKLVISKAKLVVENGGGYDEFLHKIADETNVGHENMISAVEVSGLAPEEESHSEGASSEEGHNHDHGEFNEHVWYSLDTMGKFADAVASKLGSLDPASASTFTTNANTFKAKLTELNGKLAALKEANDHAPVAITEPVPLYLLAAAGLENKTPEAYSAAIEEGIDVPASVLKETTDLVGSGGVRLLAYNEQTEGPQTESVKRAAGTAGVPVVNFTETLPEGKDYVQWMTDNVESISAALKK, encoded by the coding sequence GTGCGTCGTTCCGTCGCCCGCATGTCGTTGGCCGCTTCTGCAGGCCTTGCCGCCCTGTTGCTTTCATCCTGTTCCGGTAGTGCCGGGGCAGGAACCCCGTCGTCATCGACAGGGGCCATTGAAGTGGTGACCTCCACGAATGTTTACGGGGACGTCGTGAAGGCCATTGGCGGGGACAAGGTCAACGTGAACGCGATCATCACCAAGACGAGCCAGGACCCGCATTCCTACGAAGCCAGCGCGCAAGACAAACTGGTCATCTCCAAAGCCAAGCTCGTGGTGGAGAACGGCGGAGGCTATGACGAATTCCTCCACAAAATTGCCGATGAGACAAACGTTGGCCACGAAAATATGATCAGCGCCGTTGAGGTCTCGGGGTTGGCTCCCGAAGAGGAAAGCCACAGCGAAGGTGCGTCCTCCGAAGAGGGCCACAATCATGACCACGGCGAATTCAACGAGCACGTCTGGTACAGCCTGGACACGATGGGCAAATTCGCCGACGCGGTCGCCAGCAAGCTCGGCAGCCTGGATCCGGCATCGGCATCGACGTTTACAACCAACGCGAACACTTTCAAGGCGAAGCTGACCGAGCTCAACGGGAAGCTTGCTGCCCTCAAGGAAGCCAACGACCACGCTCCCGTGGCGATCACCGAGCCCGTTCCTTTGTACCTGCTGGCAGCGGCCGGACTGGAGAACAAGACTCCGGAGGCCTACAGTGCAGCGATTGAAGAGGGAATCGATGTGCCGGCGTCGGTCCTGAAGGAAACGACGGACCTGGTGGGCTCCGGAGGTGTCCGGCTGCTGGCGTACAACGAACAGACGGAAGGGCCGCAGACCGAGTCCGTAAAGCGGGCTGCCGGGACTGCGGGCGTGCCGGTAGTGAACTTCACTGAGACCCTGCCGGAGGGCAAGGACTACGTGCAGTGGATGACAGACAACGTGGAATCTATCTCGGCAGCACTCAAGAAGTAG
- a CDS encoding hemolysin family protein codes for MSDWAGIAWLVVLLIGNAFFVGAEFAIMSARRSQIEPLAQAGSKRAQTTLRAMESVSLMLACAQLGITVCSLLILQVAEPAIHHLLAEPLEMVGVPMELADVIAFAIALLFVTFLHVTFGEMVPKNISVSVADKAALLLAPPLVFIGRVVKPVIWTLNWFANHILRLMRIEPKDEVSSSFTLEEVQSIVQESTRHGLVDDDAGLLSGALEFSEHTASHIMVPLDKLVVLRTASTPVELEKAVSRTGFSRFPMVDDDGELAGYLHVKDILSIPEEGRRHPIAEGRIRSLANLSPEDEIEQAMSVMQRTGSHLARVVGPGGATQGVLFLEDVIEQLVGEIRDATQATGIRRLGGPQTQQ; via the coding sequence ATGAGTGACTGGGCAGGAATTGCCTGGCTCGTGGTTCTTTTGATCGGCAATGCTTTCTTCGTGGGTGCGGAATTTGCGATCATGTCCGCACGCCGCAGCCAGATTGAGCCTTTGGCGCAAGCTGGGTCAAAGCGGGCGCAAACTACGTTGCGGGCCATGGAAAGTGTGTCCCTGATGCTGGCCTGCGCCCAGCTGGGCATCACTGTGTGCTCGCTCTTGATTCTCCAGGTTGCCGAGCCGGCGATCCATCACTTGTTGGCGGAGCCGCTTGAGATGGTTGGCGTTCCGATGGAGTTGGCGGATGTCATCGCCTTTGCGATTGCGCTCCTCTTTGTCACGTTCCTGCATGTGACGTTCGGAGAGATGGTCCCCAAGAACATCTCGGTGTCCGTAGCGGACAAGGCGGCCCTGCTGTTGGCGCCGCCGCTGGTGTTTATTGGCCGCGTGGTCAAACCAGTGATCTGGACCCTTAACTGGTTTGCGAACCACATCCTCCGATTGATGCGGATCGAGCCGAAGGACGAAGTGTCATCTTCGTTCACCCTTGAGGAAGTCCAGTCGATTGTGCAGGAATCCACGCGGCACGGCCTGGTGGACGATGACGCTGGTTTGCTCAGCGGTGCCTTGGAGTTCTCCGAACATACGGCGTCGCACATCATGGTTCCGTTGGACAAGCTGGTGGTGCTGAGGACAGCGTCGACTCCCGTCGAGTTGGAAAAGGCGGTCAGCCGTACCGGCTTCTCTCGCTTCCCCATGGTGGACGACGACGGCGAACTCGCCGGGTACCTGCACGTCAAGGACATCCTCTCCATACCTGAGGAGGGTCGCCGCCATCCGATTGCCGAGGGGCGGATCCGTTCCCTGGCGAACCTCTCCCCGGAGGATGAGATTGAGCAGGCGATGTCTGTGATGCAGCGGACCGGATCGCACCTGGCCCGCGTGGTTGGACCAGGCGGCGCGACACAGGGCGTTTTGTTCCTTGAGGACGTGATCGAGCAATTGGTGGGCGAGATCCGGGATGCTACGCAGGCCACGGGGATACGGCGCCTTGGCGGTCCGCAGACCCAGCAATAG
- a CDS encoding hemolysin family protein, which produces MEWFLLLAGFALILGTGFFVAVEFSLVALDQASVQRAVDNGDHGAAPLLKCLKSLSTQLSSCQLGITLTTLLTGFVMEPSVGQLLVGPLGLLGLTPEVAHSIALVLAMAFATLLSMLLGELVPKNMAIALAFPLGRKLARPQLIFTAIFKPAIVVLNGFSNKVLNLFGLEAKEEISGARTPAELASLVRRSAELGTLDAGTANFVARTLNFSGRTAADVMTPRIRMETIDADQPVSDILDAARRTGYSRFPVIGDSADDIRGVVHIKKAVAVPADRRAKLQAGAIMTDVLRVPETIHLDALLSELREGNLQLAVVLDEYGGTAGIATLEDLVEEIVGEVSDEHDKVRPGLLQSASGDWYFPGLLRPDEVSEQIPNLTVPDEPAYETVGGYVMSKLGRIAKVGDVVEAGGGTLTVTRMDGRRIDRICFRHIEEDEAAVEDTQNDRHEAGAV; this is translated from the coding sequence GTGGAATGGTTTCTCCTCCTTGCCGGTTTTGCCCTGATTCTTGGCACCGGCTTCTTTGTAGCAGTTGAGTTTTCCCTCGTTGCCCTGGACCAGGCGAGCGTTCAGCGCGCAGTAGACAACGGCGATCACGGCGCAGCTCCACTGCTGAAATGCTTGAAGTCCCTGTCCACGCAGCTTTCCAGCTGCCAACTTGGCATTACGCTGACCACGCTCCTGACGGGTTTCGTGATGGAACCCTCTGTGGGACAGCTCCTGGTGGGGCCCCTGGGCCTCCTTGGCCTCACCCCGGAAGTCGCACATTCCATAGCACTTGTTCTCGCAATGGCTTTCGCCACTCTGTTGTCGATGCTCCTGGGCGAGCTGGTGCCCAAGAACATGGCGATCGCCCTTGCTTTTCCGCTGGGCAGGAAGCTCGCCCGTCCGCAACTGATTTTCACGGCCATCTTCAAGCCCGCCATCGTCGTGTTGAACGGCTTCTCCAACAAGGTATTGAACTTGTTTGGGCTTGAAGCGAAAGAGGAAATCTCGGGGGCACGGACTCCTGCCGAGCTGGCTTCACTTGTCCGGCGTTCCGCGGAGCTCGGCACACTGGATGCAGGCACAGCAAACTTTGTGGCGCGAACCCTGAATTTCTCTGGCCGCACTGCAGCGGATGTCATGACGCCGCGCATCCGGATGGAAACGATTGACGCTGATCAACCTGTGAGCGACATCCTCGACGCCGCACGGCGGACTGGATACTCCCGTTTCCCGGTGATCGGTGACTCGGCCGACGATATCCGTGGGGTGGTCCATATTAAGAAAGCAGTTGCCGTGCCCGCAGATCGCCGGGCGAAGCTTCAGGCCGGGGCAATCATGACGGATGTGCTTCGCGTTCCCGAGACCATCCATTTGGATGCCCTCCTCTCCGAACTGCGCGAAGGAAACCTGCAACTGGCTGTGGTTCTGGATGAATATGGTGGCACTGCCGGGATCGCAACCCTCGAAGACCTGGTTGAGGAGATCGTTGGGGAGGTCTCCGACGAACACGACAAGGTCCGCCCGGGCCTCTTGCAGAGCGCATCCGGCGACTGGTACTTCCCTGGACTGCTGAGGCCGGATGAGGTATCCGAGCAAATCCCCAACCTGACTGTCCCCGACGAGCCTGCTTACGAAACTGTTGGTGGCTACGTGATGAGCAAGCTTGGTCGTATCGCGAAGGTGGGCGATGTGGTGGAGGCCGGGGGCGGCACGCTGACCGTGACCAGGATGGATGGTCGGAGAATTGACCGGATCTGCTTCCGCCACATTGAGGAAGATGAAGCGGCCGTTGAGGACACGCAGAATGATCGCCATGAAGCAGGTGCCGTATGA